A single region of the Amphiura filiformis chromosome 7, Afil_fr2py, whole genome shotgun sequence genome encodes:
- the LOC140156541 gene encoding uncharacterized protein, translating to MAASMMPETEASITPTDSSVETEDLVHCGICRNLLQDPRTLSCLHSFCLKCLQQHIESAGEGVTSLSCPTCSTETKLPPGGVADLDVIAFVSRQRNERLMREKLADEDAGIQCTACDGTAAESSSDSTENLRALQAVTRCFVCDDYLCERCTNMHKIMRSLKRHPLFTLDELRSEKVPLSLPDQNTCQKHKGEVLMFYCETCDVPICSKCAVIAHRHPDHKQAELDTAAAERSKKILELETESAQVATEVDELIALNEDLEQQLKAASAEALDGIDEIKEYIKEQFLENLEKTYTESTDKLQQYEEQKRAILRKNLTKLKNDRSRLSTSRMIATDVTQKGTEYEIAAVYASVTSSLKELSEQKLETPAPKLGMVRFRTIEPDLPLMNALLELDPSLMEMNEVKEFGNLVNGRGIVCTETGSIMVANNSANPEFYYHVYSTEGELSSKINTESGNTGGGNETSPWCVVLHPNGRIFGTDDTQHVKQYQGDGTYVNRYSTLSPNNVASDADDSTVQGLAIDKDSNLIVGNVTKKYVSIMKPDGTHITSMYVPIKPWFISATPADNIIISSYEERVVHVIDRTGKVLITFNPPDGVDKAAWNPTGICCSKYGDVFIANYQGRVGVYQYDLEDGEYMGCNTNDVTQPWGVALSKDEKKLAVADNTCVKIFEIKIE from the exons atggcgGCATCAATGATGCCAGAAACAGAAGCGTCAATAACTCCAACAGATTCATCAGTTGAAACTGAAGATCTTGTCCATTGCGGCATTTGCCGTAATTTACTTCAAGATCCAAGAACATTATCCTGCCTGCACTCTTTCTGTCTCAAGTGTTTACAACAACATATTGAGTCTGCGGGGGAAGGAGTGACATCATTATCTTGTCCGACATGCAGCACGGAGACCAAACTCCCTCCTGGTGGTGTCGCTGATTTGGATGTAATTGCCTTTGTATCTAGGCAAAGAAATGAGAGACTGATGCGAGAGAAGCTTGCTGATGAAGATGCTGGAATACAATGCACTGCCTGCGATGGAACAGCAGCTGAAA gTTCTTCAGATAGTACAGAAAATCTTCGCGCTCTGCAAGCAGTAACACGATGCTTCGTGTGTGACGATTACCTGTGTGAAAGGTGCACCAACATGCATAAAATAATGAGATCACTCAAACGTCATCCCTTGTTTACCTTAGATGAACTGCGGTCGGAAAAGGTACCCCTATCTCTACCAGATCAAAATACATGTCAGAAGCACAAGGGTGAGGTCCTTATGTTCTACTGTGAGACGTGTGATGTTCCAATATGCAGTAAATGCGCCGTGATTGCCCATCGTCATCCTGACCACAAACAAGCTGAATTAGACACCGCTGCTGCTGAAAGAAGTAAGAAGATTCTGGAGCTTGAGACGGAGTCAGCGCAGGTGGCAACCGAAGTTGACGAATTGATAGCTTTAAATGAAGACCTAGAACAGCAACTGAAAGCGGCTTCCGCGGAAGCACTGGATGGTATCGACGAGATCAAAGAGTATATTAAAGAACAATTCCTCGAGAATTTGGAGAAAACGTACACAGAATCCACAGATAAGCTACAGCAGTATGAAGAACAGAAAAGGGCAATCTTGCGGAAGAACTTAACGAAGCTGAAGAATGACCGGTCGCGGCTTTCCACATCAAGAATGATCGCGACAGATGTCACTCAGAAAGGAACCGAGTATGAGATCGCTGCTGTGTATGCCAGTGTCACGAGTTCGCTGAAGGAATTAAGTGAGCAAAAACTGGAAACTCCCGCACCGAAACTGGGCATGGTCAGGTTTAGAACGATCGAGCCTGATTTGCCGCTGATGAATGCACTTCTTGAGTTGGATCCTTCGTTAATGGAGATGAATGAAGTGAAAGAGTTTGGCAATTTGGTGAATGGTCGAGGTATCGTCTGTACAGAGACTGGGTCCATTATGGTCGCTAATAATTCTGCCAATCCAGAATTTTACTACCACGTGTATTCAACCGAAGGAGAGCTATCGTCAAAGATCAATACAGAATCTGGGAATACCGGTGGCGGCAATGAAACATCTCCATGGTGTGTTGTACTTCATCCAAACGGACGCATTTTCGGCACTGATGATACACAACACGTAAAGCAATACCAGGGAGACGGGACATACGTGAATCGCTACAGTACACTGTCTCCTAATAACGTCGCCTCAGATGCCGATGACTCGACAGTCCAAGGACTTGCCATAGACAAAGATAGCAATCTGATTGTAGGCAATGTCACGAAGAAGTACGTCAGCATCATGAAGCCAGATGGCACGCACATCACTAGCATGTACGTCCCGATAAAGCCTTGGTTTATTTCTGCTACACCAGCAGATAACATTATCATCAGTTCATATGAAGAGAGAGTTGTACACGTCATAGATCGCACCGGCAAAGTTCTCATCACCTTCAATCCGCCAGATGGGGTTGATAAAGCAGCTTGGAATCCAACTGGAATTTGCTGTAGCAAGTATGGGGATGTCTTCATCGCCAATTATCAGGGACGAGTAGGGGTCTACCAGTATGACCTTGAGGATGGGGAGTATATGGGCTGCAACACCAACGACGTGACGCAGCCATGGGGTGTGGCTCTATCCAAAGATGAGAAGAAACTGGCAGTCGCCGATAACACCTGCGTTAAAATCTTCGAGATCAAAATCGAATGA